The DNA region CCTCGTAGAAGGCGCCGGCCCAGGTCGGGAAGCTGGTGAGCGACACAAAGTAGGCCGACTCGCCGACGGAGATCGTCTTCGAGGTGCCGTCGAGCACGTCGGTGATGCGGACGCTGCGTTTGGGCTTCTTCTCGACCTTCTCCAGCGTGCCGTCGCCGTCGTAGTCGGCCGAGCACGACCCCGACGCGAGGGCCTCTTCGGTCCTGAGGAACATGCCGTTGTCGCAGAAGCCCCGCGACCCCTTGTAGTGGGTCGTACCAAAGGCGTAGCGCAGGTCCTTGCCGTCCCCGGCGTTAAAGTAGGCCGAGGCGGGCATCGACGTCGGAAGATCGGTGCTGGGGCACAAGAACGTGGGAACCACGGTGTCGGCGCCGGGGAGCGTCTCGACGCCGGCCATCGCGGCCTGGACGAAGATGTAGGGCTTCCAGGGGTCGCCGTTGTAGCCGGGCACCCCGTTGTTCACCAACCGGTCGTACGCCCCCTGCTCTTCGAGGGCCGGGAGGATCTTCGACATCCAGCTCAGCCCGTCCTCGGGGCTCTGGTTGGCGTCGTTGGTCGACTTTGAGGCGGAGTACAGGCCCTTGGGGAACTCTCCCATCGAGTCGTGGGTGTTGAGCAGCGCGAGCTCGATCTGCTTGACGTTGCTTGAGCAAACCACCCGACGCGCGGCTTCCCGCGCTGACTGCACCGCGGGTAGCAGCATCGCGACGAGCACGCCGATAATGGCTATCACCACCAGAAGTTCTACCAGCGTAAATCCAGCACGAGGTCGCTTGGGCATCGATCGATCCGTGGGTTGGCGGCCAAGGACGACTCGCGTTGAGTCGCCGTGGTATTGGTTTGACCAGGAGCGCAGAGGAACGGGAATAGCCGGCGCGGCGCCTTCACCAAATCTTCGCGCAGCCTTAGGCGAACCTTCACCGACATCCGGCGCGCGGCTGCTATCTTCGTGGTTCGGCGGGGCCGCACGGGCGGCCCGTCCTTCCTGGCAGTCCCTCCATCCACGGGCCCCCCATGCTGCTGAGTCTCCGCGCCGCGGCTACACACACGCTCGCCTCCCTGCTTTTGATCGTGGGCGCAACGCAAGCCCCCGCCGATCTGTTTATCAACGAGATCTTCTTCGACCCGGGTGGCGACGGGGTCGAGCTGCGTGACGAGTTCATCGAGCTGCGCGGGGCCCCGGGCATGTCGCTCGCCAACCACTTCTTGTTGTTCATCGAGAACGAAGACAACGTCAGCCACACCGGCGGCGCGGGGCAGATCGACAACATCTTCGACCTGGGCGCCGCCTCGATCGGCAGCAACGGCTTCTTGACGCTCCGCAGCGGGGGCGACGCGGCGGGCGCCGGCGGCAGCCAGTACTCGGTCCGCCCCGGGACGACCGACCTGGTGAACACGGGCTCCGGGCCCGGCTTCGGGTCGGGCGCCGGAAGCAGCATCGGCGCGTCGGATGAATTCGACGAGGGGGTCATCGAGAACGGCGGCTTTACCGCCTGGCTGATCCGCAACGACGGCGGCGAC from Pirellulimonas nuda includes:
- a CDS encoding DUF1559 family PulG-like putative transporter; the encoded protein is MPKRPRAGFTLVELLVVIAIIGVLVAMLLPAVQSAREAARRVVCSSNVKQIELALLNTHDSMGEFPKGLYSASKSTNDANQSPEDGLSWMSKILPALEEQGAYDRLVNNGVPGYNGDPWKPYIFVQAAMAGVETLPGADTVVPTFLCPSTDLPTSMPASAYFNAGDGKDLRYAFGTTHYKGSRGFCDNGMFLRTEEALASGSCSADYDGDGTLEKVEKKPKRSVRITDVLDGTSKTISVGESAYFVSLTSFPTWAGAFYEDGAVMFKTRDPVNCNLGGPRQFPLSDQDRKYLPSGSGSDDCSYSWHPGGAQFGFVDGSVHFLTEDLDVRIFQLLGDRRDEQVYGEL